In the genome of Hydractinia symbiolongicarpus strain clone_291-10 chromosome 5, HSymV2.1, whole genome shotgun sequence, one region contains:
- the LOC130645507 gene encoding cilia- and flagella-associated protein 46-like isoform X1 — MDAAVRHMLIQAENEQNDVLLREAFEKLRRGRKITGDHTDPFSSDLYVVCAEVSIKLGSKEIVEECIKLYFQKTPSDNQFLCRAYLCQAQLHAPASCFQQEKLVSSTGYLLKAIAFAKTNTRYHFLVYNASVLYWAFARPFMKPNFRHLLAKSLHVVVKALDEVNDEDYEWRAHLMIAVMECHIDAGRRDDALHVGQAAMQFTKSFVPHMCKEVFTLQIRYKLIDPGRISSITKSSFELMICYKILKLTSQTETSAVNTSLEIGKIFKLITDGEDTSSVDTRSTNSSRNFLPLLPAEKNSLLLDLLRLCLDKGQPEAAEQCVDELQHLVADDKLLLQIDFLKCDLMVRKLKEKSESYSKSNIEVRLQAIYTIENHLISANRLNDENTIQMGCLTLWNLCLPLLQHNLRHKIRKQLLLAVEMLENIDSLLTLLRCQMHYEVAKCEEDDDQLQSAITHLLKALDLDDSQSYKSRLEHSLQRLKLKALLYQLPERPEDHAAMIIEQAESSVDAKTSFKMRNYLLKAGMLLAPDVFLLAMDGEEALKVGQGSIEKLADKVNQYKKAISKISGHLNRLEDTDPIERVKLWADLAKTARKQQVWDVTRIAATFCLLYDDNRWFVNTVDNLPSKIFDGKFSNNNQTNVGNVIEFGVLSREQLGGKKTFSTDSDLLRLLAEVNFIYAEALVQLLQSEGLHLLQKAKAPEDNKLRPKKYQNNPVKASEMPEWLTYSDWIDDVSTQAINQFQRAAIIGVELKEPWIVCNAGIYVWNYTKHLLSEGKYSSLTKVFRPLFTSLQSVGHDTEAVFLCDLTNAIALGYLQPYIPQSYYEAVEKCLEDHSSTSSKDKKAKLGTSSNHHTSLKSKAAASSVHLTAGAISEVKEAVDIVEYTLNVTSGAEKRNIVPISVRHKLIKTWVLCKGLLNQQLPRNYGHDNDAIDSQGPMSKALCAVEALSLHTKHVAEFPSCSNISEVIKLVKHAKWTDQLLLLQVWTQLALVAYNSNMVDIAVSCCDTALNTGNGSDAYSKKNRKKKTSFYKHNCLVEQEMLCYASTIKGQCLVATMKGRMEVRRLALECFVNACKYGSEAENYDLVMSATRHYWNTVYQLISVPIERKLLKEPIKTILDCVTSVAKNVFDNKDGNNRTESTKKTSLAVNVNNKNSNTEPAQWSSNGKTSLDGDLRLRAALYSVLFQTFADKGEFNDGLLAMDKAIKVMPRTHHRLLIFKHRVITQAKLSKTVQFDMGKFRDESESLLSQMWQRVANYSTHPKNQMSAYINAIDVLTKDENTYQRVDYLAEFGEWLFVNEYPVQKAVDQLLFAISLLVNDLDNSALNPSSSFISFKDDMKYLQNVKDIFKMDTLIRLYVMISEMVGRRDELYQQYNLAAAYLVQHMWKTAITNAEKAVKEGIKPGESAPAKKSNKGSREYARVEKSSFRSSLPSTIELWATYQIPDKLKEHFTADTHGLYISKSSIQKPMLSLYFLEKLTENLASIGFHHLSVQVMLLRTYIAKELVGNRSLLLLMYMRSCELYRRLNMNAAYERYHSFLEEPILTEEDQEKSREEIEVWEEKQRQVRLEELRQGSETKLITAQYLPSSSCKPELGKVLLRDVWAKMAEYLIEQSQYQSARKLLEEASLSAVAFGDYETQELINYNFALIAYHEKDWGKAISFLQHSKVLRNSQTFWMKKILLLVDSLHNFSKQDTTFQSHLTDDGLKNSKSVLENAIATINELIATKKNCTHLGPYIKARFLSHLGMILYTESKEKRYKTLSDKTEFLQNACYYLEEGFKQLSELGYKRESIEMMFLQVEIRKKLALSQQNDQVKKKMLLETVKMARSAVENVTIVAAEITDLSKRDEVGNIFLPIQHDIITARVHCIDVMYEIIKVALEEKKMKRLKEEGKEYIVRLIDNYIETPPELTSFDVTWLNTISHIPQEAMMLSAAIHSLTNKLPTLHAKAALQLGLLLSMLARYNNDDHFDAWTHHEQAIMQGDIDHISCTPSQMHRLKSQDDQLSELQNCIYFSSQAVESLLQAIQIGLHHKNTIALQKSSLQLLDLVGTRDAYFSVQLLALYQSTGAAIAMEKVLQRAFIDPHTSESAAVMAQHEQLRKTMMGGSNVSLHFNSTAMNNFEWCRRLSISKNHFEILKDIPFNITYVLLQHSYDQNYVYGGVMERYRPITSAKKKDSSSASRTTIARQSTSPELLSKLLEMCSEYKSMVAGELMRQIYARYQRDRRKELLGKKFESEEATLQEKETTEHESKKISETFDALVTAIEAYFGNVLTQIQKSFEQDTALYFVVLLADENLLELPLEAMSIFKKPEIKSLSRDFSLQMFYHRFKQGEPDAGRQSKADQKTPLKGKPDAKATKSDKGGSPATKRKITADKKACGKEFVIDKDNIMLDISNLKYLVDPLNDGFSEPDRPEITIDRITNAYKQTSKWTGIKGYEEVSNVKDMQTLLRDSAGFLFLGYERFLSFLPPSCVAAFNLKECHFAVLLDLVKTSSSYLRQGNLDAAKSPSDLQLENPVQTSMILSLCGISALALNQWNGTLKENEKKLETILSGLWLSNLSVGQAIRAIVFPQKLNPPEDKVPRGSSKKKSSTASKESRAASCASEQVDVPNTLNMEGENVKLNYDLYNMVMYGLPNFVVN; from the exons ATGGATGCAGCTGTGAGACATATGTTAATTCAGGCTGAAAATGAACAAAATGATGTATTATTACGTGAAGCTTTCGAAAAGTTGAGACGTGGAAGAAAAATAACTGGTGATCACACTGATCCATTTAGTTCTGACTTGTATGTTGTCTGTGCTGAAGTCTCAATTAAG CTGGGAAGTAAAGAAATTGTTGAAGAGTGCAttaagttatattttcaaaaaacaccTTCAGATAATCAGTTTTTATGTCGAGCTTATTTATGTCAAGCACAGTTACATGCTCCTGCATCATGCTTTCAACAG gAAAAGTTGGTTTCATCAACTGGTTATCTTCTTAAAGCAATTGCTTTTGCAAAAACAAATACCAG ATACCACTTTCTGGTTTACAATGCATCAGTTTTGTATTGGGCTTTTGCTCGCCCATTTATGAAGCCAAATTTCCGTCATTTGTTAGCAAAAAGTCTTCATGTGGTTGTAAAAGCATTGGATGAGGTCAATGATGAGGATTACGAATGGAGAGCACACCTTATGat AGCTGTCATGGAATGCCATATTGATGCTGGTAGAAGAGATGATGCATTGCACGTTGGTCAGGCTGCTATGCAGTTTACAAAATCTTTTGTTCCACATATGTGCAAAGAAGTGTTTACGCTTCAG ATTCGATATAAGCTGATTGATCCTGGACGAATTTCAAGTATAACTAAATCATCATTCGAATTAATGATTTGTTATAAAATCCTGAAGCTTACAAG TCAAACAGAAACGTCTGCTGTAAACACCAGCTTGGAGattggaaaaatatttaaacttatCACTGATGGAGAAGATACAAGTTCAGTAGATACAAGAAGTACAAACAGTAGCAGGAATTTTCTCCCACTTCTTCCAGCCGAAAA GAACTCTTTATTGCTGGACTTGTTACGGTTATGTTTGGATAAGGGTCAACCGGAGGCAGCAGAACAGTGTGTCGATGAACTTCAACATCTTGTTGCG gatGACAAGTTATTGTTGCAGATTGACTTTCTTAAATGTGACCTAATGGTTAGGAAATTAAAAGAGAAGAGTGAAAGTTACAGCAAATCCAACATTGAA gTTCGCCTCCAAGCAATTTACACTATTGAAAATCATTTAATCTCAGCTAATCGCTTGAATGATGAGAATACAATTCAG ATGGGTTGCTTAACTTTGTGGAATTTATGCCTGCCTTTACTTCAACACAATTTAAGACACAAAATACGAAAGCAACTTTTATTAGCcgttgaaatgttagaaaatATTGACAG ctTGCTTACATTACTACGGTGTCAAATGCATTATGAGGTTGCTAAATGTGAAGAGGATGATGATCAACTACAGTCTGCCATAACACATCTCCTTAAG GCACTTGACTTGGATGACTCGCAAAGTTATAAATCCCGGTTGGAGCACTCATTACAGCGACTCAAGTTGAAGGCATTGTTATATCAACTACCTGAAAGACCTGAAGACCATGCGGCAATGATTATAGAGCAG GCGGAGTCTAGTGTTGATGCCAAAACATCTTTCAAGATGCGTAATTACCTTTTGAAAGCTGGAATGCTGCTTGCTCCAGATGTATTTTTATTAGCTATGGATGGAGAAGAAGCATTAAAAGTAGGGCAAGGTTCTATTGAAAAATTAGCAGATAAAGTTAATCAATATAAGAAAGCTATATCAAAAATAAGTGGACATTTAAATAGGCTGGAAGATACTGACCCAATTGAAAG AGTTAAACTTTGGGCTGATCTCGCAAAAACAGCACGTAAACAACAAGTTTGGGATGTCACAAGAATTGCCGCAACATTCTGTCTTTTATACGATGACAACAGATGGTTTGTTAACACAGTTGATAATCTTCCTTCAAAGATTTTCGATGGAAAGTTCTCAAACAACAATCAAACAAATGTGGGGAATGTAATTGAATTTGGCGTTTTGTCAAGGGAGCAACTTGGTGGGAAAAAAACCTTCTCAACTGATTCCGACTTACTAAGGTTGCTAGCTGAAGTTAATTTCATATACGCAGAG GCACTTGTGCAACTACTTCAAAGTGAAGGACTTCACCTTCTACAAAAAGCTAAAGCCCCTGAGGACAATAAACTCAGACCAAAGAAGTACCAAAATAATCCTGTTAAAGCATCAGAGATGCCAGAATGGTTGACTTATAGTGATTGGATTGATGATGTGTCGACTCAAGCGATAAATCAATTTCAAAGAGCTGCGATCATTGGTGTCGAGTTAAAAGAACCTTGGATCGTTTGTAATGCTGGCATATACGTCTGGAATTACACAAAGCATTTGCTATCTGAAGGCAAATACTCTTCACTAACTAAGGTGTTTcgacctttatttactagtttgCAATCTGTGGGACACGATACTGAAGCTGTATTTCTTTGTGATCTTACAAATGCCATAGCGCTTGGCTATTTGCAACCGTATATACCTCAATCATATTACGAAGCTGTTGAGAAGTGCCTTGAAGATCACAGTAGTACATCAAGCAAagataaaaaagcaaaacttGGAACTAGTTCGAATCATCACACCTCTTTAAAGTCAAAAG cAGCAGCATCTAGTGTGCACCTTACTGCAGGCGCTATTTCTGAAGTAAAGGAAGCAGTTGATATTGTTGAGTACACTCTAAATGTGACATCAGGAGCAGAAAAACGCAACATTGTACCTATCAGCGTTCGACATAAATTAATCAAAACATGGGTGCTTTGCAAAGGCCTTTTAAATCAACAACTACCAAGAAACTATGGCCATGATAATGATGCTATTGACTCACAAGGTCCAATGTCGAAGGCTTTGTGCGCTGTCGAGGCCTTGTCTCTTCACACAAAGCATGTTGCTGAATTTCCTTCATGTTCAAATATTTCAGAG GTTATCAAGTTAGTTAAGCATGCTAAATGGACTGATCAGTTATTGCTACTTCAAGTCTGGACTCAACTCGCATTGGTAGCTTATAACTCCAACATGGTAGACATAGCTGTAAGCTGCTGCGATACTGCTTTGAATACTGGGAATGGAAGTGATGCATATTCCAAAAAAaatcgaaagaaaaaaacgag CTTCTACAAACACAATTGCCTTGTGGAGCAAGAAATGTTGTGTTATGCAAGTACCATCAAGGGACAATGTCTTGTCGCCACGATGAAAGGGAGGATGGAAGTGAGAAGATTGGCACTGGAATGCTTCGTAAATGCTTGCAA GTATGGTAGTGAAGCCGAAAATTACGATTTGGTGATGTCTGCAACACGACACTACTGGAATACTGTTTATCAATTAATATCTGTTCCAATCGAAAGAAAGCTGTTAAAAGAGCCAATCAAAACCATCCTAGATTGTGTCACAAGCGtcgcaaaaaatgtttttgacaacAAG GATGGAAATAACAGAACCGAGTCAACAAAAAAGACATCTCTGGCTGTgaatgtaaacaacaaaaacagcaaCACAGAACCAGCGCAATGGAGTTCAAATGGAAAGACGTCGTTAGACGGGGATCTGCGACTGAGAGCTGCTCTTTACAGCGTTCTATTTCAGACATTTGCTGACAAG ggAGAATTTAACGATGGCCTTCTGGCAATGGATAAAGCAATAAAGGTCATGCCTCGAACTCACCATCGTTTACTAATCTTCAAGCACAGAGTTATAACGCAAGCTAAATTGTCAAAGACTGTTCAATTTGACATGGGCAAATTTCGCGACGAGAGCGAATCTTTACTCTCGCAAATGTGGCAACGTGTCGCGAATTATTCGACGCATCCTAAAAATCAAATGTCAGCTTACATTAACGCTATCGATGTTCTAACTAAAGACGAAAACACGTATCAGAGGGTTGATTACTTAGCTGAATTCGGAGAATGGCTATTTGTAAACGAGTACCCCGTGCAGAAAGCGGTTGACCAACTCTTGTTCGCAATCAGTTTACTCGTAAATGATCTCGATAATTCAGCTTTAAACCCCTCTAGTAGTTTTATTTCCTTCAAAGACGACATGAAGTACCTGCAGAACGttaaagacattttcaaaatggaCACTTTGATTCGTTTGTACGTCATGATCTCGGAAATGGTTGGGCGTCGAGATGAACTGTATCAACAGTACAATTTAGCTGCAGCATACCTCGTGCAACACATGTGGAAG ACAGCAATTACGAACGCCGAGAAGGCGGTAAAAGAAGGAATTAAACCAGGCGAATCGGCTCCGGCAAAGAAAAGCAATAAAGGATCAAGAGAATACGCGCGAGTGGAGAAGTCATCTTTCAGATCATCACTACCTTCCACCATTGAACTGTGGGCCACCTACCAAATCCCAGACAAGTTAAAAGAACATTTCACTGCAGATACGCATGGTTTATACATCAGTAAAAGCTCCATCCAAAAACCGATGTTATCCTTGTATTTCTTAGAGAAGCTAACAGAGAACTTGGCTAGTATTGGTTTCCATCATTTGTCAGTGCAGGTTATGTTGCTACGAACGTATATTGCGAAAGAACTGGTTGGTAATAGAAGTTTGTTGTTGCTGATGTATATGAGAAGTTGCGAGTTGTACAGAAGATTGAACATGAATGCAGCATATGAACGCTATCACTCGTTTTTAGAAGAACCTATTTTGACAGAAGAGGACCAAGAAAA GTCGAGAGAGGAAATTGAAGTTTGGGAAGAAAAGCAAAGACAAGTGAGGTTGGAGGAACTGCGTCAGGGAAGTGAAACAAAACTTATCACTGCGCAGTATCTGCCATCGTCGAGCTGCAAACCAGAATTGGGGAAGGTGCTCCTACGAGATGTTTGGGCAAAAATGGcggaatatttaattgagcagtCGCAATATCAAAGCGCAAGAAAGTTACTCGAAGAAGCCAGTCTGTCAGCAGTCGCCTTTGGTGACTATGAAACGCAAGAACTGATTAATTATAATTTTGCCCTGATTGCGTATCATGAAAAAGACTGGGGCAAAGCTATATCATTTCTACAGCATTCGAAAGTTCTACGCAACTCGCAAACGTTTTGGATGAAGAAAATACTGCTTCTGGTGGATTCTTTACATAATTTTTCTAAACAAGACACAACTTTTCAGAGTCATTTAACCGATGATGGATTGAAGAATTCTAAAAGTGTACTGGAGAATGCCATAGCAACTATCAATGAGCTTATTGCCACGAAAAAGAATTGCACCCACCTTGGACCTTACATCAAAGCTAGGTTTCTATCTCACTTGGGTATGATTTTGTACACTGAAAGCAAAGAAAAGCGTTATAAGACGTTAAGTGATAAAACTGAATTTCTTCAAAATGCTTGTTACTATCTCGAAGAAGGATTCAAGCAGCTTAGCGAGTTGGGATATAAAAGGGAGAGCATCGAGATGATGTTTCTTCAAGTAGAGATAAGAAAAAAGCTTGCTTTGTCTCAGCAGAAtgatcaagttaaaaagaagatGTTGTTAGAAACAGTCAAAATGGCGCGCTCCGCTGTGGAAAATGTTACTATAGTTGCAGCGGAAATCACTGACTTATCCAAGAGAGACGAAGTTGGGAATATTTTTCTGCCGATTCAGCATGACATCATCACAGCACGTGTACACTGTATTGATGTAATGTACGAAATAATAAAAGTGGCTTTGgaggaaaaaaaaatgaaaagattaaaAGAAGAAGGGAAAGAATATATCGTACGG CTTATTGATAACTACATCGAAACGCCTCCTGAGTTAACAAGTTTTGACGTAACTTGGTTAAACACGATTTCACATATCCCACAAGAAGCCATGATGCTTTCTGCTGCCATACATAGCCTTACTAACAAGCTTCCTACTTTGCATGCAAAAGCTGCTCTACAGTTAGGTCTACTGTTAAGCATGCTGGCGAGATATAATAACGACGACCATTTTGATGCTTGGACTCATCATGAGCAG GCAATCATGCAAGGCGATATTGACCACATTTCTTGCACTCCTTCGCAGATGCATCGCTTGAAATCACAGGATGACCAACTATCTGAGCTGCAAAACTGCATATATTTTTCTTCTCAAGCAGTCGAAAGTTTGCTGCAAGCCATCCAAATAGGTCTTCATCACAAAAATACGATTGCTCTACAAAAAAGTTCTCTTCAGTTGCTAGATTTGGTTGGAACGAGAGATGCATATTTCTCAGTGCAATTGCTTGCATTATACCAG aGTACTGGTGCAGCAATAGCTATGGAAAAGGTTTTACAGCGTGCGTTCATTGATCCACACACGTCAGAGAGCGCCGCTGTTATGGCGCAGCATGAACAACTAAGAAAAACAATGATGGGCGGATCAAATGTTTCTTTGCACTTTAACAGCACTGCTATGAATAATTTTGAG TGGTGTAGACGCCTTTCCATTtcgaaaaatcattttgaaattttaaaagacaTCCCGTTCAACATCACCTACGTACTGTTGCAGCATTCATACGATCAAAACTACGTGTACGGTGGCGTGATGGAGAGATATCGACCAATTACTTCTGCAAAAAAGAAAGATTCCTCTTCAG CTTCAAGGACAACAATTGCACGACAGTCGACCAGTCCGGAGTTACTTAGTAAACTTCTTGAGATGTGTTCTGAGTATAAGTCAATGGTGGCTGGAGAACTGATGAGACAAATTTACGCACGTTATCAAAGAGACAGAAGAAAGGAGCTTCTCGGGAAAAAGTTTGAATCTGAGGAG GCTACGTTGCAAGAGAAAGAAACTACTGAACAtgaatctaaaaaaattagCGAAACTTTTGACGCACTTGTAACAGCCATCGAGGCTTATTTCGGAAACGTATTAACACAAATCCAGAAAAGCTTCGAGCAGGATACGGcactatattttgttgttttgctgGCTGACGAAAATCTGCTGGAATTGCCACTAGAGGCGATGAGCATCTTCAAGAAACCTGAAATTAAGTCTTTGTCAAGAGATTTTTCACTGCAAATGTTTTACCATAGATTCAAACAAGGAGAGCCTG ACGCTGGTAGGCAGAGTAAAGCAGATCAAAAAACACCATTAAAAGGAAAACCGGACGCAAAAGCGACGAAAAGTGATAAAGGTGGTAGTCCAGCTACTAAACGTAAAATAACTGCTGATAAAAAG GCCTGTGGCAAAGAGTTCGTCATTGACAAAGATAACATTATGTTGGACATCTCAAATTTGAAAT aTTTGGTAGATCCACTAAACGATGGATTCTCTG AACCTGATCGACCAGAGATCACTATAGATCGCATCACTAATGCGTACAAACAAACGTCGAAATGGACTGGTATTAAAGGATATGAAGAAGTTTCCAACGTGAAAGACATGCAGACTCTTCTAAGAGACAGTGCAGGCTTTTTATTTCTGGGATACGAACGTTTTTTGTCCTTCCTTCCACCAAGCTGTGTTGCGGCTTTCAATTTAAAGGAATGTCACTTTGCTGTGTTGTTGGACTTAGTCAAAACTAGTAGCAGCTATTTACGACAGGGCAATCTGGATGCTGCAAAAAG CCCAAGCGATCTTCAGTTGGAGAATCCTGTTCAGACGAGCATGATTCTTTCCTTATGTGGAATATCTGCATTGGCTCTCAATCAATGGAACGGCACTTTgaaagaaaatgagaaaaaactTGAAACAATTCTTAGTG GTCTGTGGCTTAGTAACCTTAGTGTTGGGCAAGCCATCCGGGCAATAGTTTTCCCGCAAAAGTTAAACCCACCAGAAGACAAAGTCCCGAGGGGAAGCTCCAAAAAGAAGTCTAGTACGGCTAGTAAAGAAAGTCGAGCAGCAAGCTGTGCGAGTGAACAGGTTGATGTACCAAATACACTAAATATGGAGGGAGAAAATGTGAAATTAAATTATGACCTCTATAATATGGTGATGTATGGTTTACCGAATTTTGTTGTAAATTAA